Proteins encoded together in one Papio anubis isolate 15944 chromosome 3, Panubis1.0, whole genome shotgun sequence window:
- the MFSD10 gene encoding major facilitator superfamily domain-containing protein 10, whose product MFVTSGAWRDRAWPSRPWRRAWRRVPRPCDRLSRARSRGSQARSEQPTMGRGGGGGCTPRPPIHQQPPERRVVTVVFLGLLLDLLAFTLLLPLLPGLLESHDRAHDPLYGSWQGGVNWFATAIGMPVEKRYNSVLFGGLIGSAFSVLQFLCAPLTGATSDCLGRRPVMLLCLMGVATSYAVWATSRSFAAFLASRLIGGISKGNVSLSTAIVADLGSPLARSQGMAVIGVAFSLGFTLGPMLGASLPLEMAPWFALLFAASDLLFIFCFLPETLPLEKRAPSVSLGLHDAADLLSPLALLRFSAVARGQDPPAGDRLSSLRRLGLVYFLYLFLFSGLEYTLSFLTHQRFQFSSLQQGKMFFLIGLTMAAIQGAYARRIHPGGEVAAVKRALLLLVPAFLLIGWSHSLPMLGLGLLLYSFAAAVVVPCLSSVVAGYGSPGQKGTVMGTLRSLGALARAAGPLVAASVYWLAGAQACFTTWSGLFLLPFLLLQKLNYSAQTLKAE is encoded by the exons ATGTTCGTCACTTCCGGGGCTTGGCGTGACCGGGCGTGGCCGTCCCGCCCCTGGCGGCGAGCCTGGCGCCGTGTTCCGCGTCCGTGCGACCGTCTGTCCCGAGCGCGCAGCCGCGGCAG CCAGGCCAGGTCAGAGCAGCCCACCATGGGACGGggagggggtggaggctgcaccCCGCGCCCACCCATCCACCAGCAGCCACCAGAGCGCCGCGTGGTCACCGTTGTCTTCCTTGGCCTCCTGCTGGACCTCCTGGCCTTCACGCTGCTGCTGCCCCTGCTTCCCGGGCTGTTGGAGAGCCACGACCGTGCCCAC GACCCCCTTTATGGCTCCTGGCAGGGTGGGGTGAACTGGTTTGCCACCGCCATCGGGATGCCAGTGGAGAAGAGATATAACAGTGTCCTGTTTGGAG GTCTCATTGGCTCAGCCTTCTCTGTCCTGCAGTTTCTGTGTGCGCCACTCACTGGGGCCACCTCTGACTGCTTGGGGAGGCGCCCGGTGATGCTGCTGTGCCTG ATGGGTGTGGCCACCTCATATGCAGTCTGGGCCACCTCTCGGAGCTTTGCGGCCTTCCTGGCCTCCAGGCTGATTGGGGGCATCAGCAAAGGGAACGTCAGCCTCTCCACGGCCATCGTTGCTGACCTGGGCTCGCCTCTGGCCCGCAGCCAAGGCATG GCGGTCATTGGGGTGGCCTTCTCACTGGGCTTCACCCTGGGCCCTATGCTTGGAGCCTCCCTGCCCCTGGAAATGGCACCCTGGTTTGCCCTGCTCTTCGCAGCCTCCGACCTGCTGTTCATCTTCTGCTTCCTGCCAGAGACGCTGCCCCTGGAGAAACGG GCGCCGTCTGTCTCCCTGGGGCTCCATGATGCGGCCGATCTGCTCAGCCCCCTGGCCCTGCTGCGCTTCTCAGCCGTCGCTCGTGGCCAGGACCCACCCGCTGGAGACA GGCTCAGCAGCCTGCGCCGCCTGGGCCTCGTTTACTTCCTCTACCTCTTCCTGTTCTCGGGCCTGGAGTACACGCTGAGCTTCCTCACACACCAGCGCTTCCAGTTCAGCAG CCTACAGCAGGGGAAGATGTTTTTCCTCATCGGCCTCACTATGGCCGCCATCCAGGGTGCCTATGCCCGGCGGATCCACCCCGGCGGGGAAGTTGCTGCCGTGAAGCGG GCCCTCCTACTGCTGGTGCCTGCCTTCCTCCTCATCGGCTGGAGCCATTCTCTGCCCATGCTGGGCCTGGGGCTGCTGCTGTACTCCTTTG CCGCCGCCGTTGTGGTGCCCTGCCTGTCCTCCGTGGTCGCTGGCTATG GCTCACCAGGGCAGAAGGGCACGGTCATGGGTACACTGCGCAGCCTAGGCGCTCTGGCCAGGGCCGCGGGGCCCCTGGTGGCTGCTTCAG TGTACTGGCTGGCCGGGGCCCAGGCCTGCTTCACTACGTGGTCCGGGCTCTTTttgctccccttcctcctcctgcagAAGCTGAATTATTCGGCACAGACGCTCAAGGCTGAGtag